From a single Adhaeribacter swui genomic region:
- a CDS encoding DUF6150 family protein: protein MLVSLLLSLFSFLWHPAAINPRANASEITINPVSRNPEFCNIYGSVFLTSDPKYKRLARYTVYLEPEEAFANLVVFKEENKLFADNPGLWYPASGYDFADHVLFLTTNRAFADFSIYYTKSRSFAGCRE from the coding sequence ATGTTGGTTAGTTTATTGTTGTCTTTATTTTCATTTCTGTGGCATCCGGCGGCTATAAATCCTCGGGCCAACGCTTCAGAAATTACTATTAATCCGGTAAGCCGCAATCCGGAATTTTGCAACATCTATGGGTCGGTTTTTCTTACTTCTGACCCTAAGTACAAAAGATTGGCTCGTTATACGGTTTACCTGGAACCCGAAGAAGCTTTTGCCAACCTGGTGGTTTTTAAGGAAGAGAACAAACTTTTTGCCGATAATCCCGGCCTGTGGTATCCGGCTTCGGGTTACGACTTTGCCGATCATGTTTTGTTTTTAACCACTAACCGGGCTTTCGCCGATTTTTCTATTTACTACACTAAGTCCCGTTCATTTGCGGGCTGCCGAGAATAA
- the prmA gene encoding 50S ribosomal protein L11 methyltransferase, with translation MDFVQVSITAPTELVDILTAELSQYGYDTFMETEEGIAAYTTEDIFSEADVISVLERYNQDGQLAYVTQKIEKQNWNAEWEKNFEPLLIGNVCSVRASFHPQPENVQYDIIINPKMSFGTGHHETTTLMIENQLTINHLGKRVLDMGCGTGILAIMACKLGAASIVAIDIEDWTVENARENAEINNCSGIEVRLGDVQQIAADEPYDLVLANINRNVLLDDIPAYSAKLQPGGFLVISGFYTEDLDLIQDKAQTANLEFTSVRTKNNWVSAVFRKRL, from the coding sequence ATGGATTTTGTACAAGTTTCCATTACAGCACCTACCGAATTAGTTGATATCCTAACCGCTGAATTGAGTCAGTACGGTTACGACACTTTTATGGAAACCGAAGAAGGCATAGCTGCCTACACCACCGAAGATATTTTTTCAGAAGCCGATGTTATCTCGGTTTTAGAGCGCTACAACCAGGATGGCCAACTGGCTTATGTTACCCAAAAAATAGAAAAGCAAAACTGGAACGCCGAGTGGGAAAAAAACTTTGAGCCTTTGCTAATTGGTAATGTTTGTTCCGTGCGGGCTTCTTTTCATCCGCAACCCGAAAACGTGCAGTACGATATTATTATCAATCCTAAAATGTCTTTCGGTACCGGGCACCACGAAACCACCACCCTTATGATTGAAAACCAGCTTACCATCAACCATCTAGGCAAGCGGGTTTTAGATATGGGTTGCGGCACCGGCATTCTGGCAATTATGGCTTGTAAATTGGGCGCGGCCAGCATTGTGGCCATTGATATTGAAGATTGGACCGTAGAAAATGCCCGTGAGAATGCTGAAATTAATAATTGCTCCGGTATTGAAGTACGCCTGGGCGATGTTCAGCAAATTGCCGCCGATGAACCTTACGACTTGGTACTCGCTAATATTAACCGCAATGTATTGCTCGACGATATTCCAGCTTATTCTGCTAAGCTCCAACCAGGCGGCTTTTTGGTAATAAGCGGGTTTTACACCGAAGATTTAGATTTAATTCAGGATAAAGCCCAAACAGCAAACTTAGAGTTTACCTCCGTGCGCACCAAAAACAATTGGGTTTCGGCGGTATTTCGTAAACGCCTCTGA
- the plsY gene encoding glycerol-3-phosphate 1-O-acyltransferase PlsY — protein MEIFWIIGLLIAAYLIGSIATAVWVGKKFYGIDVREHGSKNGGATNTFRVLGKKPGTFVLLFDVLKGWAATSLAHVLVQVQAISPENLIYYQLAFGILAVIGHVFPVYVGFKGGKGVATLLGMVLAIQPQAALICIGIFIVVLLLFKYVSLGSMIGALAFPLLLILIPDFHPDKPVLTIFAFLLAGLVVYTHRKNINRLVNGVESKVPITLFGKRS, from the coding sequence ATGGAAATATTCTGGATTATCGGACTTTTAATTGCTGCTTACTTAATTGGCTCTATTGCTACTGCCGTATGGGTAGGTAAAAAATTCTACGGGATTGATGTGCGGGAGCATGGCAGCAAAAACGGAGGTGCTACCAATACTTTCCGGGTTTTAGGTAAAAAGCCCGGCACCTTTGTATTACTTTTTGATGTGTTAAAAGGATGGGCCGCCACTTCTTTAGCCCACGTGTTGGTGCAAGTGCAGGCTATTTCTCCGGAAAATTTAATTTATTATCAATTAGCTTTCGGTATTCTGGCGGTAATCGGGCACGTGTTTCCGGTATATGTTGGCTTTAAAGGCGGTAAAGGGGTAGCAACCTTACTGGGTATGGTACTGGCTATTCAGCCCCAGGCCGCCCTTATTTGCATTGGAATTTTTATTGTGGTGCTGCTACTCTTTAAATACGTATCGTTGGGTTCCATGATTGGGGCGCTGGCTTTTCCGTTGCTGCTAATCTTAATTCCGGATTTTCACCCGGATAAACCGGTGCTTACCATTTTTGCCTTTTTATTGGCCGGTTTAGTCGTGTACACGCACCGCAAAAATATTAATCGCTTGGTTAACGGCGTAGAAAGCAAAGTACCCATTACGTTATTCGGGAAACGCTCCTGA
- a CDS encoding dipeptidase, whose product MNPNAYIEANKDRFISELLDLLRIPSVSADPAFQGDVLRAADFLAQKLRDAGADNVEICPTAGYPIVYGEKLINPELPTVLVYGHYDVQPADPYELWHSPPFEPVIKDGKIYARGACDDKGQLYMHLKAFEIMMQENQLPCNVKFMLEGEEEVGSNNLSIFVQENKARLQADVIVISDTGIIANDIPSITSGLRGLSYVEVEVTGPSRDLHSGLYGGAVANPINILCQMIASLHDENNHITIPGFYDNVQELSSEERAEMAKAPFNIEEYKSALNLGDVHGEAGYSTMERNSIRPTLDVNGIWGGYTGEGAKTVIASKASAKISMRLVPNQTSEEITEKFKKHLLAIAPKSVTVTVTPHHGGEPVVTPTNSIAYQAASKAFEQTFGKKPIPVRSGGSIPIVAMFKSELGIDTVLMGFGLDSDAIHSPNEHYGVFNFLKGIETIPYFYKYYSEMSTNQ is encoded by the coding sequence ATGAATCCAAACGCATACATTGAAGCTAATAAAGACCGGTTTATCTCGGAGCTTCTGGATTTACTCCGTATTCCTTCCGTAAGTGCTGATCCTGCATTTCAGGGCGATGTGTTACGGGCGGCCGATTTTCTGGCGCAAAAACTCCGCGATGCCGGCGCTGATAACGTAGAAATTTGCCCGACAGCCGGCTACCCCATCGTGTATGGCGAAAAGTTAATAAACCCCGAACTGCCTACCGTTTTGGTTTACGGGCACTACGATGTACAACCCGCCGACCCTTATGAATTATGGCATTCTCCGCCGTTTGAACCCGTAATTAAAGACGGTAAAATTTATGCCCGGGGCGCCTGCGACGATAAAGGCCAGTTGTACATGCACCTGAAAGCCTTTGAAATTATGATGCAGGAAAACCAATTGCCTTGCAACGTTAAATTTATGCTGGAAGGCGAAGAAGAAGTAGGCTCTAATAATTTAAGCATTTTTGTTCAAGAAAATAAAGCGCGTTTACAAGCCGATGTTATTGTTATTTCGGACACCGGCATTATCGCCAACGATATCCCGTCCATTACCTCGGGTTTGCGGGGCTTGAGTTACGTAGAAGTGGAAGTTACCGGCCCTAGTCGCGATTTACATTCGGGTTTGTACGGCGGTGCGGTAGCCAACCCAATTAATATTTTGTGCCAGATGATTGCTTCTTTGCACGACGAGAACAACCACATTACCATTCCGGGATTCTACGACAACGTGCAAGAATTAAGCTCTGAAGAACGCGCCGAAATGGCCAAAGCACCTTTTAATATAGAAGAATATAAAAGCGCCTTAAACTTAGGCGATGTGCACGGCGAAGCAGGTTATTCTACCATGGAGCGTAACTCTATCCGGCCTACTTTGGACGTAAACGGCATTTGGGGCGGCTATACCGGCGAAGGGGCTAAAACGGTAATTGCTTCAAAAGCTTCGGCTAAAATTTCGATGCGCCTGGTACCCAATCAAACATCTGAAGAAATAACCGAAAAATTTAAAAAACATTTATTAGCCATTGCGCCCAAAAGTGTAACCGTAACTGTAACTCCGCACCACGGCGGCGAACCCGTAGTAACGCCTACCAACTCCATTGCTTACCAGGCGGCCAGTAAAGCCTTTGAGCAAACCTTCGGCAAAAAACCAATTCCGGTACGTAGCGGCGGCAGCATTCCGATTGTGGCTATGTTTAAATCCGAGTTAGGCATTGATACGGTACTCATGGGCTTTGGCCTAGACTCAGATGCCATCCACTCCCCGAACGAGCACTACGGCGTTTTTAACTTCTTAAAAGGCATCGAAACCATCCCATATTTCTATAAATACTACTCCGAAATGAGTACAAATCAATAA
- a CDS encoding porin family protein, translated as MKKIAFLLFTALTLSFASQAQIGVKLGANLSNLAGDLQDEDNFQNKLGFVGGITYNIPLSSDNFVSIQPELLYSQKGYKRSDFTTTNAATGQQLRYEGKVNYSYLDLPILLKINAGPVFFEAGPQFSYLLSIKDNTEVTDVASGIDFESYNRIDKDPLAEFEVGYAAGVGVQIPLGLTLNVRYNGSVSALAKDDNRDELANGRHSVYQATLGFKLPMGNK; from the coding sequence ATGAAAAAGATTGCATTTTTACTATTTACTGCTTTAACTTTATCGTTTGCGTCGCAAGCGCAGATAGGAGTTAAATTAGGTGCTAACCTGTCTAATCTGGCAGGTGACTTACAAGATGAAGATAACTTCCAGAATAAATTAGGCTTTGTAGGTGGTATTACTTACAACATTCCTTTATCCAGCGATAACTTCGTTTCAATTCAGCCAGAATTATTGTATTCGCAGAAAGGTTACAAGCGTTCAGATTTTACTACTACCAATGCTGCTACAGGCCAGCAATTACGGTACGAAGGCAAAGTAAATTACAGCTACCTGGATTTACCTATCTTGTTAAAAATTAATGCCGGTCCGGTATTTTTCGAAGCAGGCCCTCAGTTTTCTTACTTGTTAAGCATTAAAGATAACACCGAAGTAACCGATGTGGCTAGCGGTATTGATTTTGAATCTTATAACCGAATCGATAAAGATCCTTTAGCTGAATTTGAAGTAGGTTACGCCGCTGGAGTAGGTGTTCAGATTCCGTTAGGTTTAACCCTGAATGTACGTTATAATGGTAGCGTAAGTGCTTTAGCCAAAGACGATAATCGCGACGAATTAGCCAATGGTCGTCACTCAGTTTATCAGGCAACTCTTGGTTTTAAATTACCAATGGGTAATAAATAA
- a CDS encoding acyloxyacyl hydrolase, which yields MKVRISFLFIVGLLICRVGWAQNQNPISIGVTYQGGQVLVHSAKIRHLRGVQPQGIELNLQSQTTGTKFWHQLYRYPRLGISLIAFDYREPSLGKSLAASIYLNKYVHQGPQYTISVRIGTGLAYFSNHFDRKINATNNVISSPLNAVIQLRTEFERRISPQFSVVAAAGINHYSNGGNSKPNLGINIGTLTLGLNYHSQAAFEPLVQPWPMPGHKLSFIMSGSVGVKQRNDFDTATYVVKSVAVGAMQQINPKSTLLVGLEGFYDPSLFPRRNWDPRVKPGTTPDIKRVALNFGHELTIGKLGFGTYLGWYAYRPYKSDAAFYQRLEMRYPLTHNIYVAAGLKLHDFIKADVIEYRLGLRLWKH from the coding sequence ATGAAAGTCAGAATTAGTTTTCTTTTTATTGTTGGTTTACTCATCTGCCGGGTTGGCTGGGCACAGAATCAAAATCCAATAAGTATAGGGGTAACTTACCAGGGAGGTCAGGTGTTGGTGCATAGCGCTAAAATCCGGCACTTGCGGGGAGTACAGCCCCAGGGCATTGAATTAAACCTGCAATCGCAAACTACCGGCACTAAGTTTTGGCACCAGCTTTACAGGTATCCCCGGCTGGGCATTTCGCTCATCGCGTTTGATTACCGGGAACCTAGCTTGGGTAAATCGCTAGCAGCCAGCATTTACCTGAATAAATATGTGCACCAAGGCCCGCAATACACCATTAGCGTACGCATTGGCACCGGATTGGCTTATTTCAGCAACCACTTCGACCGGAAAATAAACGCAACCAATAATGTTATAAGTAGCCCTTTAAACGCCGTCATTCAACTCAGAACCGAATTTGAACGCCGGATTAGTCCGCAATTTTCGGTGGTGGCAGCGGCGGGTATCAACCATTATTCCAACGGCGGCAATTCTAAACCCAACCTGGGTATAAACATTGGCACGCTCACTTTAGGGCTTAATTACCACAGCCAAGCCGCTTTTGAACCGCTGGTACAACCCTGGCCCATGCCCGGGCACAAATTATCTTTTATTATGAGCGGCAGTGTGGGCGTAAAACAACGCAACGATTTTGATACGGCTACCTATGTAGTAAAATCAGTTGCCGTGGGAGCCATGCAGCAAATTAATCCCAAAAGTACTTTATTGGTGGGCCTGGAAGGTTTCTATGATCCATCGTTGTTTCCGCGCCGCAACTGGGACCCCAGGGTAAAGCCGGGTACCACGCCGGATATTAAAAGAGTTGCCCTGAACTTTGGCCACGAATTAACCATTGGTAAATTAGGTTTTGGCACTTACCTGGGTTGGTACGCTTACCGGCCTTATAAATCGGATGCTGCTTTTTACCAACGTTTAGAAATGCGCTACCCGCTTACGCATAATATTTACGTAGCAGCCGGCTTAAAATTACACGATTTTATAAAAGCAGATGTTATTGAGTACCGGTTAGGCCTGCGTTTATGGAAACACTAA
- a CDS encoding FISUMP domain-containing protein, translating into MKNFKKIFSTLLLSSLVAFGMSSCDPDENTPEPGTNNPENPDEVIQTPYTSIPNELVGTWYADHNAKPLTVNWEQGTFQGEQGFREFRTMVFTKDGKNAIEYTSEIFNMGDEVKQYLFKRVGTLEYKTNPNSLTFHVQSGKVRYFSNKFTGYKESDMVLKDWPTYFSVLLNPQASSYASATNYLTAKRTDGANQYSVRYIKVDNNNPGGGTTDPDDLYANPPANGTYVKIENKYYPTVTIGNLEWMSVNYAGAGGMNNSEKPHYGTFYRSMDLKDIPVPAGWRIPTKQDYIKLLQSQGLKLNDWESTDGEDLQSKKLLGQLMATKGWLKQDGYANNKSGFNAVPANYMAQNASPNGEGANCFLWTSSQDENENPVAFKIIQLPSDTYAAFSAFPVGYYPPHLPLRLVRNK; encoded by the coding sequence ATGAAAAATTTTAAAAAAATATTTTCCACGTTACTGCTCAGCAGTTTAGTAGCCTTTGGTATGAGCAGTTGCGACCCGGACGAAAACACGCCCGAGCCCGGCACCAATAATCCCGAAAACCCCGACGAAGTAATTCAAACGCCTTATACGTCCATTCCGAATGAGTTGGTGGGAACCTGGTACGCCGACCATAACGCGAAGCCACTAACCGTTAATTGGGAGCAAGGCACCTTTCAGGGGGAGCAAGGCTTTCGCGAATTTCGTACCATGGTATTCACCAAAGACGGTAAGAACGCCATTGAATACACTTCCGAAATATTTAATATGGGTGATGAGGTAAAGCAATATTTGTTTAAACGCGTAGGTACGCTGGAGTACAAAACCAATCCGAACTCGTTAACTTTTCATGTGCAATCGGGCAAGGTGCGGTATTTTAGTAATAAGTTTACCGGCTACAAAGAATCGGATATGGTACTAAAAGATTGGCCGACGTACTTTAGCGTATTGCTTAACCCGCAAGCATCTTCTTACGCTTCGGCTACCAACTACTTAACTGCCAAAAGAACCGATGGCGCCAACCAATACTCCGTACGTTACATTAAAGTAGATAACAATAACCCCGGTGGCGGAACCACCGATCCGGATGATTTATACGCCAACCCACCGGCTAACGGAACTTACGTTAAAATTGAAAACAAATACTACCCAACCGTTACAATTGGCAATCTGGAGTGGATGTCGGTAAATTACGCCGGTGCCGGGGGCATGAATAACTCTGAAAAGCCGCACTACGGTACATTTTACAGAAGCATGGATTTAAAAGACATTCCGGTGCCGGCAGGCTGGCGCATCCCCACCAAACAAGATTATATTAAATTGCTGCAATCGCAAGGTTTAAAACTGAATGATTGGGAATCGACGGACGGCGAAGATTTACAGTCGAAAAAACTACTGGGGCAATTAATGGCTACTAAGGGCTGGTTAAAGCAAGACGGTTACGCTAACAATAAATCGGGGTTTAATGCTGTGCCTGCCAATTACATGGCGCAAAATGCCAGCCCTAACGGCGAAGGTGCTAACTGCTTTCTTTGGACTTCCAGTCAGGACGAAAATGAAAACCCGGTAGCTTTTAAAATTATTCAGCTCCCCAGCGATACCTACGCCGCTTTTTCAGCTTTTCCGGTGGGCTATTACCCGCCACATTTACCACTACGGTTAGTAAGAAATAAGTAA
- a CDS encoding MIP/aquaporin family protein: MTPFTAEFIGTLFVILLGDGVVANVLLKGTKGHNSGWLVITTGWALAVFAGVVIAAPYSGAHLNPAVTLALAIAGKFSWDQVGMFILAQMLGAMVGALLVWLLYKRHFDDTEDPLLQLAVFSTSPAIRHPWANLFSEAVGTFVLIFVIFYVTNPELGTDKTPIGMGSLGAIPVAFLVWGIGLSLGGPTGYAINPARDFGPRLVHAVIPLKNKCASDWHYAWVPVAGPMLGAAIAAIIYLQLQ; the protein is encoded by the coding sequence ATGACTCCCTTCACGGCTGAATTTATCGGCACCTTGTTTGTTATCTTACTGGGCGACGGTGTGGTAGCCAATGTACTTTTAAAAGGCACCAAAGGTCATAATAGTGGTTGGTTGGTAATAACAACTGGCTGGGCCTTAGCGGTTTTTGCCGGGGTAGTAATTGCAGCGCCGTACAGTGGGGCGCACTTAAACCCGGCCGTAACGTTAGCGCTTGCCATTGCCGGTAAGTTTAGCTGGGACCAGGTAGGCATGTTTATTTTGGCGCAAATGCTAGGCGCTATGGTGGGCGCTTTGCTGGTTTGGTTGCTCTACAAAAGGCACTTCGACGATACCGAAGACCCGCTGCTGCAGTTAGCCGTGTTTAGTACCAGTCCGGCTATCCGGCATCCGTGGGCCAATTTGTTTAGCGAAGCAGTAGGTACTTTTGTGTTGATATTCGTGATTTTTTACGTTACTAACCCCGAGCTGGGCACCGATAAAACACCTATTGGGATGGGCTCGTTAGGGGCTATTCCGGTGGCTTTTTTGGTGTGGGGTATTGGCCTGAGTTTAGGCGGACCAACGGGGTATGCCATTAATCCGGCCCGCGATTTTGGCCCCCGTTTAGTGCATGCCGTTATTCCTTTAAAAAATAAATGTGCCAGCGATTGGCATTACGCCTGGGTACCCGTAGCGGGCCCCATGTTAGGTGCTGCTATAGCCGCAATAATATACCTGCAATTGCAATAA
- the glpK gene encoding glycerol kinase GlpK: MKEYILAFDQGTTSSRAIVFNRQGKIVSLAQKEFTQIYPQPGWVEHDASEIWSTQVGVAAEAMSKANLLATDVAAIGITNQRETTVIWDRESGKVIYNAIVWQDRRTADFCDELKQRGYEELIREKTGLVIDAYFSATKIYWLLENVPGAREKAEAGQLAFGTIDSWLIWNLTGRQVHVTDVTNASRTLLYNIHTLTWDEELLDLFRIPASMLPEVKSSSEVVGETSAALFATRIPIAGIAGDQQAALFGQMCTQPGMVKNTYGTGCFMLMNIGEKPIISTHKLVTTIAWKINGKVHYALEGSIFIAGAVVQWLRDGLGLISSSAEIENLAGKVSSSEGVYLVPAFAGLGAPHWNQHARGTIVGMTRGTTNAHLARAALESIAYQTREVLKAMEADADMQIAELRVDGGATVNNLLLQFQANILDARVVRPEVTEVTAIGAAYLAGLATGYWSSLEEIQQQWQIERSFAPEENFTSEELIKGWNRAVKAAKVWADG; the protein is encoded by the coding sequence ATGAAAGAATATATTCTTGCCTTCGACCAGGGTACCACCAGTTCGCGAGCTATTGTATTTAACCGGCAGGGCAAAATAGTGTCACTGGCTCAAAAAGAGTTTACGCAAATTTATCCGCAACCCGGATGGGTAGAGCACGATGCCAGCGAAATCTGGTCTACGCAGGTGGGGGTGGCAGCCGAAGCCATGTCGAAAGCCAACCTGCTGGCTACCGATGTAGCTGCCATTGGCATTACCAACCAACGCGAAACTACTGTAATCTGGGACCGGGAAAGCGGTAAAGTAATTTACAACGCCATTGTTTGGCAAGACCGGCGCACCGCCGATTTTTGCGACGAACTCAAACAACGCGGTTACGAAGAATTAATCCGCGAAAAAACCGGGCTTGTAATTGACGCGTATTTCTCGGCCACTAAAATCTACTGGCTCCTGGAAAACGTACCTGGCGCCCGCGAAAAAGCCGAAGCAGGGCAACTCGCTTTTGGTACCATCGATTCCTGGCTCATCTGGAATTTAACGGGTCGGCAAGTACACGTAACTGATGTAACCAACGCTTCCCGCACCTTACTTTACAATATCCATACCCTTACCTGGGACGAAGAATTGCTGGATTTATTCCGGATTCCGGCCAGTATGTTGCCCGAAGTTAAATCGTCGAGCGAAGTAGTAGGCGAAACCAGCGCGGCTTTGTTTGCTACCCGCATTCCTATTGCGGGTATTGCTGGCGATCAACAGGCGGCTTTGTTCGGGCAAATGTGTACACAACCGGGTATGGTAAAAAACACCTACGGCACTGGCTGTTTTATGCTCATGAACATCGGCGAAAAGCCTATCATTTCTACGCATAAACTGGTAACTACCATTGCCTGGAAAATAAACGGAAAAGTACATTACGCTTTAGAAGGGAGCATTTTTATTGCCGGGGCCGTGGTGCAGTGGCTTCGTGATGGGCTGGGGCTTATTTCTTCTTCTGCCGAGATAGAAAACTTAGCAGGTAAAGTAAGCAGCAGCGAAGGCGTATATCTAGTGCCGGCCTTTGCCGGATTAGGCGCTCCGCACTGGAACCAGCACGCCCGTGGCACTATTGTGGGAATGACCCGCGGTACCACCAACGCGCATTTGGCCCGCGCTGCCCTGGAGAGCATTGCGTACCAAACCCGAGAAGTGCTTAAAGCCATGGAAGCCGATGCTGACATGCAAATTGCCGAGCTGCGGGTAGATGGAGGAGCTACCGTAAACAACCTGTTATTGCAGTTTCAGGCTAATATTTTAGATGCCCGGGTGGTGCGCCCGGAAGTAACCGAAGTTACGGCCATTGGCGCGGCTTACCTGGCAGGTTTAGCTACCGGCTATTGGTCTAGTTTAGAAGAAATTCAGCAGCAATGGCAGATAGAACGCAGTTTTGCGCCGGAAGAAAATTTTACCTCCGAAGAGCTAATTAAAGGCTGGAACCGGGCCGTAAAAGCAGCCAAAGTTTGGGCCGATGGCTAA
- a CDS encoding Kelch repeat-containing protein produces the protein MAAFCLVCFGFYHKMAAQWKTVTPENLPLPRHENAFARVGDAFFLLGGRQIKPVERYDVKTNRWEKRATPPLEMSHFQAVTFKDEIYVVGAFTGGYPHETPIPRMYIYNPKQDKWREGPEIPADRWRGSAGVTVYNNKIYVVCGITDGHWDGQVSWFDEYNPATNTWRKMPDAPRTRDHVSVAVADNQLVVAGGRRSTARVDSVLNTTIAQVDVFDFKTNKWRTAPASQNIPTQRAGSTAVPLGSKVIIIGGESPQLVSHNETEAFDVKTNTWQKLAPMQTGRHGTQAVVYKNKVYIAAGSGNHGGGPELNSLEVME, from the coding sequence ATGGCGGCTTTTTGCTTGGTTTGCTTTGGTTTTTACCATAAAATGGCAGCCCAGTGGAAAACAGTAACTCCCGAAAACTTACCTTTACCGCGTCACGAAAATGCTTTTGCCCGGGTAGGCGATGCTTTTTTTCTGTTGGGTGGCCGGCAGATTAAGCCCGTAGAACGGTACGATGTAAAAACTAACCGTTGGGAAAAGCGGGCTACCCCGCCTTTGGAAATGAGCCATTTTCAGGCCGTTACGTTTAAAGACGAAATATACGTAGTAGGTGCTTTTACGGGCGGTTACCCCCACGAAACGCCCATTCCGCGCATGTACATTTATAACCCCAAGCAAGATAAATGGCGCGAAGGACCCGAAATTCCAGCAGATCGCTGGCGGGGCTCGGCAGGAGTAACGGTTTATAATAATAAAATTTACGTGGTTTGCGGCATCACCGACGGACACTGGGACGGCCAGGTAAGCTGGTTCGATGAATACAACCCCGCTACCAACACCTGGCGCAAAATGCCCGATGCACCCCGCACCCGCGATCACGTTTCGGTGGCTGTAGCCGATAACCAGTTAGTAGTAGCGGGCGGTCGCCGGTCAACGGCCCGCGTGGATTCAGTGCTAAACACTACCATTGCCCAGGTAGATGTATTCGATTTTAAAACCAATAAATGGCGTACCGCGCCGGCTTCTCAAAACATCCCAACGCAACGGGCAGGTTCTACCGCGGTGCCCCTGGGTAGCAAAGTAATTATTATCGGCGGCGAAAGTCCGCAGTTGGTATCGCACAACGAAACCGAAGCTTTTGATGTGAAAACAAATACCTGGCAAAAACTAGCCCCGATGCAAACCGGTCGGCACGGCACCCAAGCTGTAGTTTATAAAAACAAAGTGTATATCGCGGCTGGTTCAGGCAACCACGGCGGCGGTCCCGAGTTAAACTCCCTGGAAGTAATGGAATAA
- a CDS encoding DUF2167 domain-containing protein, whose amino-acid sequence MKTNLLRVIGLWLLLFLPFQIWAQGIDSAAFQHEQIKESFTYQTGKITLGDGLAILQVPKGYKFLDAAQSQYVINQLWGNPPDSSTLGMLFPEKDTPLTENSYAVHISYSEEGYIEDDDAKDLDYANLLKGMQQDTRDLNSERVLAGYPVVELIGWASKPFYDASQHKLHWAKEIKFGDEEANTLNYNVRVLGRKGYLLLNVIAPMQVLPVVKQSIPDMLRAINFTEGNQYNNFNPDIDEVAKYGIGGLIAGKVLAKAGFFAFILKFWKVLAAVAMGAFYYFKQKFKNKKEAVPALVVVNQANLESVPPGL is encoded by the coding sequence ATGAAAACAAACTTACTCCGAGTAATAGGATTATGGTTGTTGCTTTTTTTGCCTTTCCAAATATGGGCGCAGGGTATTGATTCCGCCGCTTTTCAACACGAGCAAATTAAAGAATCTTTTACTTACCAAACCGGAAAGATAACCCTGGGCGATGGCTTAGCTATTTTACAAGTGCCGAAAGGCTATAAATTTTTAGATGCCGCGCAAAGTCAATACGTTATTAATCAACTGTGGGGCAACCCGCCGGATAGTTCTACGCTCGGCATGCTTTTCCCGGAAAAAGATACGCCGCTTACCGAAAACTCTTACGCCGTGCATATTAGCTACTCCGAAGAAGGCTACATTGAAGACGATGACGCCAAAGACCTGGATTATGCTAATTTGCTGAAAGGGATGCAGCAAGATACCCGCGATTTAAACTCGGAGCGGGTTCTGGCGGGTTACCCGGTAGTAGAGTTAATTGGGTGGGCCAGTAAACCTTTTTACGATGCCTCGCAGCATAAACTGCACTGGGCTAAAGAAATTAAATTTGGCGACGAAGAAGCCAACACCTTAAATTATAATGTGCGGGTTTTAGGCCGAAAAGGGTATTTATTATTAAATGTAATTGCGCCCATGCAGGTTTTACCGGTGGTAAAACAAAGTATTCCGGATATGCTCCGGGCCATAAATTTTACCGAAGGCAACCAGTACAACAATTTTAACCCCGATATTGATGAAGTGGCTAAATATGGTATTGGCGGTTTAATTGCGGGCAAGGTGCTGGCTAAAGCAGGTTTTTTTGCATTTATTTTAAAATTCTGGAAAGTTTTGGCCGCCGTGGCTATGGGCGCTTTTTACTACTTTAAGCAAAAATTTAAAAACAAAAAAGAAGCGGTACCGGCCTTGGTAGTGGTTAACCAGGCTAATCTGGAATCTGTACCGCCAGGTTTATGA